A genomic region of Paenibacillus sp. PL2-23 contains the following coding sequences:
- a CDS encoding CxxH/CxxC protein: MYCVCKPCIEHALERFVDEYEDAPDVVDLKETQFADWDPPRKCDFCDAAAEFLVV, encoded by the coding sequence ATGTATTGTGTATGCAAACCGTGTATTGAACATGCTTTGGAACGATTCGTGGACGAATATGAGGACGCCCCGGATGTGGTCGACCTGAAGGAGACGCAGTTCGCGGACTGGGACCCTCCGAGAAAATGTGATTTCTGCGACGCGGCGGCGGAGTTTTTGGTCGTTTAG
- the rlmH gene encoding 23S rRNA (pseudouridine(1915)-N(3))-methyltransferase RlmH: MHIQIATVGKLKEKYLVLGIAEYAKRLGPYVKLTLTEVPDEKAPETMSPAEEMIVREREGERLLAQLKPDAHVIALAIEGELWSSEDLADQLDKLATYGRSHVAFVIGGSNGLAPVVLKRAQQKLSFGRMTLPHQLMRLVLVEQIYRAVKINRGEPYHK; the protein is encoded by the coding sequence ATGCATATTCAGATTGCGACCGTAGGGAAGCTGAAGGAGAAGTACCTGGTACTTGGCATCGCGGAATATGCCAAGCGTCTCGGGCCTTACGTGAAGCTTACGCTCACGGAAGTGCCCGATGAGAAGGCGCCGGAGACGATGAGTCCGGCGGAGGAGATGATTGTTCGCGAGCGAGAGGGGGAGCGGCTTCTGGCGCAGCTGAAGCCGGACGCCCACGTCATCGCGCTCGCGATCGAGGGCGAGCTCTGGTCCAGCGAGGATCTCGCGGACCAGCTCGATAAGTTAGCCACATATGGGCGGAGCCACGTGGCTTTCGTCATTGGCGGGAGCAACGGGCTCGCTCCCGTTGTCTTGAAGCGCGCCCAGCAGAAGCTGAGCTTTGGGCGCATGACCTTGCCGCACCAGTTGATGCGGCTGGTGCTGGTGGAGCAGATTTATCGGGCGGTGAAGATCAATCGGGGGGAACCGTATCACAAATAG